From a single Photobacterium gaetbulicola Gung47 genomic region:
- a CDS encoding putative protease IV (COG0616), which yields MKMIFKGIGKIFRWIWKLISFTRQLIINLLFLIIIGALFFVFSESGKEPELPEQAALVLDLSGPIVEQRSYTSPLDSLTSSAFGNEQAQENVLFDIVETLRTAATDERITGLVLNLRDMQETNLTKLRYIAKALEEFKLSGKPVYAIGDHYKQSQYYLSSYADKIFMSPDGGVLLTGYGSYTLYYKSLFEKLNVNTHVFRVGTYKSFVEPYTLDGMSDQAREANTAWLNQLWGAYTSDVASNRQIEARSLTPELDQFVAELKSVDGDFAKLSQKMGLVDELVSRPQLRQQLIEAFGENDDHSFNQISYYDYQPTVTDTQLPSDNQIAVVVASGAIMDGSQQRGNVGGDTTATLLREARLDDNVKSVILRVDSPGGSAFASEVIRNEVDALKAAGKPVVVSMSSVAASGGYWISASADKIMAQPTTITGSIGIFAILTTFEKGLEKMGIYSDGVGTTPFSGVGVTRELPEGIAEIFQLGIENGYQRFIGLVSQYRDMTIEQADSVAQGRVWTGQDALALGLVDELGDFDDAINSAAELAMLGDDYELRWMAKPLSTAEIFMQQFSSGAKVLFHQLVWGELPEAMQPVTQKVVTDLSTLGNFNDPKGQYAFCINCPDR from the coding sequence ATGAAAATGATCTTTAAAGGAATTGGCAAAATTTTCCGTTGGATATGGAAACTGATCAGCTTTACCCGTCAGCTGATCATCAACTTACTCTTCCTCATTATCATTGGCGCGCTTTTCTTTGTCTTCAGCGAAAGCGGCAAGGAGCCAGAGCTACCGGAGCAAGCGGCGCTGGTCTTAGACCTTTCGGGGCCGATTGTCGAGCAGCGGAGCTATACCAGCCCACTCGATAGCCTGACCAGCAGTGCGTTCGGCAACGAACAGGCACAGGAGAATGTGTTGTTCGATATTGTCGAGACCCTGCGCACTGCAGCGACCGACGAGCGTATCACCGGGTTAGTACTCAACCTGCGCGATATGCAAGAGACTAACCTGACCAAGCTGCGCTATATCGCTAAGGCCCTCGAGGAGTTCAAGCTATCCGGCAAGCCGGTCTACGCGATAGGCGATCACTACAAGCAGAGCCAGTACTACCTGTCGAGCTACGCCGATAAAATCTTCATGTCCCCGGATGGCGGTGTACTGCTGACGGGTTACGGCAGTTATACGCTGTACTACAAGAGCCTGTTCGAGAAGCTGAACGTCAACACCCATGTCTTCCGTGTCGGTACTTACAAGTCTTTCGTCGAGCCGTATACCTTGGACGGTATGTCTGACCAAGCTCGCGAAGCCAACACCGCATGGCTAAACCAGCTGTGGGGGGCCTATACCTCTGATGTCGCGAGCAACCGCCAAATTGAAGCCCGTTCTCTGACGCCAGAGCTTGATCAGTTTGTCGCCGAGCTGAAAAGTGTCGACGGCGACTTTGCCAAGCTAAGCCAAAAGATGGGCTTGGTCGATGAGCTGGTAAGCCGCCCGCAACTCCGTCAGCAGCTGATTGAGGCATTTGGTGAAAACGACGACCACAGCTTTAATCAGATCAGCTACTACGATTACCAGCCAACCGTTACCGACACCCAGCTTCCGAGTGACAACCAAATTGCAGTTGTGGTCGCTAGCGGTGCCATCATGGATGGCAGCCAGCAACGGGGCAATGTCGGCGGTGATACCACGGCTACTCTACTGCGCGAAGCTCGCCTTGATGACAACGTGAAATCAGTGATCCTGCGCGTCGATAGCCCAGGGGGCAGTGCCTTTGCCTCGGAAGTGATCCGCAACGAAGTCGACGCCCTCAAGGCAGCCGGCAAGCCCGTGGTGGTGTCGATGTCGAGTGTTGCGGCATCTGGCGGTTACTGGATTTCCGCCTCTGCTGACAAGATCATGGCCCAGCCGACCACGATTACCGGTTCGATCGGTATCTTCGCGATCCTGACGACTTTCGAAAAAGGACTGGAAAAGATGGGGATCTACAGTGACGGTGTGGGTACTACTCCATTCTCCGGTGTCGGTGTGACCCGCGAGTTACCAGAAGGTATCGCCGAAATCTTCCAGCTTGGGATTGAAAATGGCTACCAGCGTTTCATCGGCTTGGTCAGCCAATACCGCGATATGACGATTGAACAAGCCGACAGCGTTGCGCAGGGCAGGGTCTGGACCGGCCAAGATGCCCTGGCCCTCGGCCTAGTCGACGAGCTCGGTGACTTTGACGATGCCATCAACAGCGCCGCCGAACTGGCCATGCTGGGCGATGACTACGAGCTTCGCTGGATGGCTAAACCGCTGAGTACTGCAGAGATATTCATGCAACAATTCAGTTCTGGTGCCAAGGTACTCTTCCACCAGTTGGTATGGGGGGAACTGCCGGAGGCAATGCAACCAGTCACCCAAAAAGTTGTTACAGACCTCTCAACCCTTGGTAACTTCAATGATCCAAAAGGGCAATATGCCTTCTGTATAAACTGCCCGGATCGTTAA
- a CDS encoding putative 2,4-dienoyl-CoA reductase (COG0446,COG1902), with product MEAMDDKSYPHLLAPLELGFTQLRNRVLMGSMHTGLEESRDGFKKLAAFYAARAKGGVGLIVTGGFSPNFRGRLHPLSAEFSSGRAARAHRVITDAVHEEGGKIALQLLHAGRYAMHPFAVSASSIKAPISKFTPKEMSSRQIKKTIEAFARSAELAREAGYDGVELMGSEGYLINQFICKRSNHRYDEWGGSYENRMRFPIELVKAVRARVGRDFIIVFRLSMLDLVEQGSTHDEVVQLAKRLEQAGVTILNTGIGWHEARIPTIATQVPRAAFAWVTEKLKSEISIPLVTSNRINTPQVAEDILASNQADMVSMARPFLADPDFVVKAEQDRADDINTCIGCNQACLDHVFVGKRASCLVNPQACYETELVLSPSASQRKIAIVGAGPAGMATAVAAAERGFKVDLFEKNDYLGGQFNLAMQIPGKEEFKETIRYFTRRLEQTGVNVKLGHAVSADELGGYDEVIVATGVQPRRPPIPGIEHEKVIDYQTLIRDKVELGQRVAVIGAGGIGVDVSTMLTEPDHQSLDDWLKDWGIDKSIEHAGGLYPHEEYVSQRQVWLMQRRPGKMGKGPGKTTGWIHKKVLEKRGVELLSGVSYDKIDDLGLHITVEGQSRVLDVDHVVLCAGQTSVDELSEALRAKNTNVHVIGGADVAGEVDAKRVIRQGVELAAKL from the coding sequence ATGGAAGCCATGGACGATAAATCTTACCCTCATCTGTTAGCGCCGCTAGAACTTGGTTTCACTCAATTGCGTAATCGTGTGTTGATGGGATCGATGCATACCGGGCTGGAAGAATCCCGCGATGGATTCAAAAAACTTGCTGCCTTTTATGCAGCCCGAGCCAAGGGCGGCGTTGGCTTGATTGTCACCGGCGGTTTCTCGCCGAACTTTCGCGGTCGCCTCCATCCGCTCAGTGCTGAGTTTAGCTCGGGGCGGGCGGCTCGAGCGCACCGGGTGATTACCGATGCGGTGCACGAGGAGGGGGGTAAGATTGCGCTGCAGCTGCTCCATGCCGGCCGTTATGCCATGCATCCTTTTGCAGTCAGTGCCTCGTCTATCAAGGCGCCTATCTCCAAGTTTACCCCCAAGGAAATGAGCTCCCGACAAATTAAGAAAACCATCGAGGCCTTTGCCCGCAGCGCTGAGCTAGCCAGAGAGGCAGGCTACGACGGTGTGGAGCTGATGGGATCGGAAGGTTATTTGATCAACCAGTTTATCTGTAAGCGCTCGAACCATCGATACGATGAGTGGGGCGGCAGTTATGAAAACCGGATGCGCTTCCCCATCGAGCTGGTCAAGGCGGTTCGAGCCCGGGTAGGGCGGGATTTCATTATTGTTTTCCGCCTGTCGATGCTTGATCTGGTTGAGCAGGGCAGTACACATGACGAGGTGGTGCAGTTGGCTAAACGGCTTGAGCAGGCAGGGGTGACTATCCTCAATACCGGTATCGGCTGGCACGAGGCAAGGATCCCTACCATTGCCACTCAGGTGCCAAGGGCAGCTTTTGCCTGGGTGACCGAAAAGCTCAAGTCTGAGATTTCCATTCCGTTGGTGACCTCTAACCGTATCAATACCCCGCAGGTTGCCGAAGACATTCTGGCCAGTAACCAAGCCGATATGGTGTCGATGGCGAGGCCGTTTTTGGCTGACCCGGATTTTGTGGTGAAAGCCGAGCAGGATCGGGCGGATGACATCAATACCTGTATTGGTTGTAACCAGGCTTGCTTGGATCATGTGTTTGTCGGCAAGCGAGCGAGCTGTCTGGTGAACCCGCAGGCGTGTTACGAGACAGAGCTGGTATTGTCGCCATCAGCCAGCCAACGCAAGATTGCCATTGTCGGGGCGGGTCCAGCCGGTATGGCAACGGCCGTTGCAGCGGCCGAGCGTGGCTTCAAGGTGGATCTGTTTGAGAAGAACGATTATCTCGGTGGCCAATTCAACCTGGCAATGCAAATTCCGGGCAAGGAGGAGTTCAAAGAGACGATTCGTTACTTTACCCGCCGCCTGGAGCAGACCGGGGTCAATGTGAAGCTTGGCCACGCCGTCTCGGCCGACGAGCTCGGCGGATACGACGAAGTGATTGTTGCGACCGGTGTCCAGCCACGACGTCCGCCGATCCCGGGTATCGAGCATGAGAAAGTGATTGATTACCAGACGCTGATCCGCGACAAGGTCGAGCTGGGCCAGCGTGTTGCTGTCATCGGTGCCGGAGGGATCGGGGTCGATGTGTCCACAATGTTGACCGAGCCCGACCACCAGAGCCTGGATGATTGGCTTAAGGATTGGGGGATCGACAAGTCGATTGAGCATGCTGGCGGCCTGTATCCGCATGAAGAATATGTCAGCCAGCGTCAGGTTTGGCTGATGCAGCGCCGTCCGGGCAAGATGGGTAAAGGGCCGGGCAAGACCACGGGCTGGATCCACAAGAAAGTGTTGGAGAAGCGCGGAGTCGAGCTGCTCAGCGGGGTCAGCTACGACAAGATTGATGATCTCGGATTGCATATCACGGTCGAAGGCCAGTCGCGGGTGTTGGATGTCGATCATGTAGTCCTGTGCGCGGGGCAAACTTCGGTGGATGAGCTATCCGAAGCGCTCCGGGCCAAAAACACCAATGTCCATGTTATCGGTGGGGCCGATGTCGCCGGGGAGGTCGATGCCAAGCGGGTGATCCGCCAAGGGGTTGAGCTGGCGGCGAAGTTGTAG
- a CDS encoding putative nitroreductase (COG0778), whose product MDALTLLLNRRSLPKMVAPAPEGEALEAIFRAGLRAPDHAGLAPWRFIVSQGEGLQKLADILVEAANSEGADDAAIEKAGSAPFRAPMVITVVAKVAEHDKVPVIEQYLSAGCAVQAMQLAAIAQGYAGFWRTGKWAYHPVVRQALGVGGDNMIVGFLYLGTPGCRDAKPPVRDLTQFVEYL is encoded by the coding sequence ATGGACGCACTTACCTTATTGCTAAACCGCCGCTCGCTGCCCAAGATGGTCGCGCCGGCGCCCGAGGGAGAGGCGCTGGAAGCGATCTTCCGGGCGGGCCTGCGGGCGCCGGATCATGCGGGCCTGGCTCCTTGGCGGTTTATTGTGTCCCAAGGTGAAGGCTTGCAGAAGCTCGCCGATATTTTGGTCGAGGCGGCAAACAGCGAGGGTGCTGATGATGCGGCGATCGAGAAAGCCGGCAGCGCTCCCTTCCGGGCTCCGATGGTGATAACGGTCGTCGCCAAGGTCGCCGAGCACGACAAGGTGCCGGTAATAGAGCAGTACCTGTCGGCGGGCTGTGCGGTGCAGGCCATGCAACTGGCGGCCATCGCCCAGGGCTACGCTGGTTTTTGGCGCACCGGTAAGTGGGCGTATCACCCCGTGGTCCGTCAGGCTCTGGGAGTGGGGGGAGATAATATGATTGTCGGCTTTTTGTATCTGGGCACCCCCGGCTGCCGGGATGCCAAACCACCTGTTCGGGATCTGACTCAGTTCGTTGAGTACCTGTAA
- a CDS encoding putative selenophosphate synthase (COG0709): MENVRLTQYSHGAGCGCKISPQVLDTILRTQLAPFADPNLLVGNESKDDAAVYDLGNGTAVVSTTDFFMPIVDDPYDFGRIAATNAISDIYAMGGKPIMAIAILGWPVNVLAPEIAQQVIEGGRAVCREAGISLAGGHSIDAPEPIFGLAVTGIVDTDRVKRNNQAEAGCKLYLTKPLGIGVLTTAEKKSKLREEHRGLARDWMCQLNKPGADFANVAGVKAMTDVTGFGLMGHLNEICEGSGLKAKLEFAQVPSLPGVFDYIEQGCVPGGTGRNFASYGHRLGAMTEQQKALLCDPQTSGGLLLAVAPEFEQEVKALAQQHDIELNAIGELVTAPSEETVLIEIC, encoded by the coding sequence ATGGAAAATGTTCGCCTTACTCAATACAGCCACGGAGCAGGATGTGGTTGTAAAATCTCCCCTCAAGTTCTTGATACTATTCTTCGAACGCAGCTCGCTCCGTTTGCCGATCCTAACCTGCTTGTAGGTAACGAAAGTAAAGATGATGCCGCGGTCTATGATCTTGGCAATGGTACCGCCGTCGTCAGCACCACTGACTTTTTCATGCCGATTGTCGATGATCCGTATGATTTTGGCCGTATCGCAGCAACAAACGCGATCAGTGATATCTATGCCATGGGCGGCAAGCCGATCATGGCTATTGCCATTCTGGGCTGGCCGGTCAACGTACTGGCTCCGGAAATTGCCCAGCAGGTGATTGAAGGCGGCCGTGCCGTATGCCGTGAAGCGGGTATTTCTCTGGCGGGTGGTCACTCGATTGATGCCCCGGAACCGATTTTCGGTTTGGCCGTGACGGGCATTGTAGATACAGACCGTGTTAAGCGAAACAACCAGGCCGAGGCTGGCTGCAAGCTCTACCTGACCAAGCCGCTAGGTATCGGGGTACTGACCACGGCAGAGAAAAAATCCAAATTGCGCGAAGAGCACCGCGGGCTGGCCCGCGACTGGATGTGCCAGCTGAACAAGCCGGGTGCTGACTTTGCCAACGTCGCAGGCGTAAAGGCGATGACTGATGTGACCGGCTTCGGCTTGATGGGCCACCTCAATGAAATCTGCGAGGGCAGCGGTCTGAAGGCGAAGCTCGAGTTTGCCCAGGTACCGTCCCTGCCGGGCGTATTTGATTATATCGAGCAAGGGTGTGTGCCAGGTGGTACCGGGCGTAACTTCGCCAGCTATGGCCACCGCCTGGGGGCGATGACCGAGCAGCAAAAAGCGCTGCTGTGTGACCCTCAGACCTCAGGTGGCCTGCTGTTGGCGGTGGCACCTGAATTCGAGCAAGAAGTCAAAGCGCTGGCCCAGCAGCATGACATCGAGCTCAATGCCATCGGCGAGCTGGTAACCGCCCCGAGCGAAGAAACAGTACTGATTGAGATCTGCTAG
- a CDS encoding tRNA 2-selenouridine synthase (COG2603), translating into MSRPNCQDFRQLFINDTPLMDMRAPVEFELGAFPASVNRPLMQDEERKAVGTCYKEHGQEAAIALGHELVHGDIKAQRVAQWKAFCEANPEGYLYCFRGGLRSRITQQWLKEAGVDYPFVEGGYKALRRFLIDTIDDVATKPMTLIGGNTGCGKTIMVNEIGNGIDLEGAANHRGSSFGRYVTAQRTQINFENVLAIAMLKKQAAGVSHFVYEDEGKIIGSVSVPLTINQAMQQAPIAIVDDPLDVRLERLLDDYVVRMQRDFCAEYGEQEGWERFAQYLERGMFSIRKRLGFQRYEELLLVQQQAVKAMQATGELGGHYDWLTLLLEQYYDPMYTYQLGKKADRIVFRGEYAEVKAWLAENCA; encoded by the coding sequence ATGTCGCGTCCTAATTGCCAAGATTTCCGCCAGCTGTTTATCAACGATACGCCACTGATGGATATGCGTGCGCCGGTAGAGTTTGAACTCGGTGCTTTTCCAGCCTCCGTTAACCGTCCGCTGATGCAGGACGAAGAGCGCAAGGCGGTGGGCACCTGCTACAAAGAGCACGGCCAGGAAGCCGCGATTGCCCTTGGCCACGAGCTGGTGCACGGCGATATCAAAGCCCAGCGGGTAGCACAGTGGAAGGCCTTTTGCGAAGCCAACCCTGAAGGGTATCTTTACTGTTTCCGCGGCGGGCTGCGCTCGCGCATTACCCAGCAGTGGCTCAAAGAAGCCGGTGTTGACTACCCCTTTGTCGAGGGGGGCTATAAGGCCCTGCGACGTTTCTTGATCGATACCATCGATGATGTTGCCACCAAGCCGATGACCCTGATTGGCGGCAACACTGGCTGCGGCAAGACGATCATGGTCAATGAGATCGGCAACGGTATCGACTTGGAAGGAGCGGCGAATCACCGAGGTTCGTCCTTCGGTCGCTATGTGACTGCCCAGCGAACGCAGATCAATTTCGAGAATGTGCTGGCGATTGCCATGCTCAAGAAGCAGGCCGCGGGCGTGTCGCACTTTGTCTACGAGGACGAAGGTAAGATCATTGGCTCGGTCAGTGTTCCCTTGACGATCAACCAAGCCATGCAGCAAGCGCCTATCGCCATTGTTGATGATCCGCTGGATGTCCGCCTCGAGCGTTTGTTGGATGATTACGTGGTGCGGATGCAACGTGACTTCTGTGCTGAATACGGCGAACAAGAGGGATGGGAGCGGTTTGCCCAGTACCTGGAGCGTGGAATGTTCAGTATCCGCAAGCGTCTTGGCTTCCAGCGCTATGAAGAGCTGCTGTTGGTCCAGCAGCAGGCGGTCAAAGCGATGCAGGCCACCGGTGAGCTTGGCGGTCACTATGATTGGTTAACCCTGTTGCTTGAGCAATACTACGATCCTATGTATACCTACCAGCTCGGCAAGAAAGCGGATCGCATTGTCTTCCGTGGTGAATATGCTGAGGTCAAGGCATGGTTGGCTGAAAATTGCGCCTAA
- a CDS encoding DNA topoisomerase III (COG0550) — protein MSRLYIAEKPSLGRAIAAVLPRPHKNHDGYIEAGNGDIVTWCIGHLLEQVEPDAYDEKYKKWHMADLPIVPQQWQLVPRKSAKKQLGVVRKLCKQAGEVIHAGDPDREGQLLVDEVIDYVNLAQGKKAAMQRLLISDLNPAAVKRALGKLRSNRDFIPLSVSALARSRADWLYGMNMTRAYTLLGQKGGYRGVLSVGRVQTPVLGLVTRRDDEITNFVPKPFYELFALIPYQQQEIRARWKPSEACKPWQDEDGRVMNRKLCENVVSRIKGQPAEVTASERKETRQAPPLPYSLSALQIDAAKRFGMSAADVLATCQSLYERHKVITYPRSDCRYLPMDHLRQAGDVCQAIANTDSQLGKAVDGADTSFKSKAWNDKKVDAHHAIIPTPKAVNAASLSGSEQKVYQLIARQYLMQFYPAAIYSEAKLEFTIAGGLFVARGRQLMSAGWRTLLGRDEPADNEADLADKVPPLDKGTVLTCRDGEIVDKMTEPPKPFTEATLLQAMTGIARFVSDSSLKKILRETDGLGTEATRAGILDILFKRQLLMRQGKSIHATDAGKGLIYALPDEATYPDMTAHWEHQLQDMADKKCAYKPFMNALEVQVTQMMETVKTCEVPQSLRDLKSPEPFKTKKRRSSKGTRKPAAGSTRKGGTRKRRSS, from the coding sequence ATGTCTCGTCTATATATTGCAGAAAAACCCAGCCTGGGGCGCGCCATTGCCGCGGTCTTGCCACGTCCTCATAAAAACCATGATGGCTATATCGAGGCGGGAAACGGGGATATCGTCACCTGGTGTATCGGCCATCTGCTCGAGCAGGTCGAGCCGGATGCGTATGATGAGAAGTATAAAAAATGGCATATGGCTGACTTGCCAATCGTGCCGCAGCAGTGGCAGTTGGTTCCCCGCAAATCGGCCAAAAAACAGTTGGGGGTGGTGCGCAAGCTGTGCAAGCAGGCAGGCGAAGTGATCCATGCGGGTGACCCGGACCGCGAAGGGCAGTTGCTGGTGGACGAGGTGATTGACTACGTCAATCTTGCCCAGGGCAAGAAAGCTGCCATGCAGCGGTTGCTGATTTCCGATCTTAACCCTGCGGCAGTTAAGCGGGCACTCGGCAAGCTGCGCAGCAACCGTGATTTTATCCCGCTGTCGGTATCGGCACTGGCTCGCTCCCGGGCTGACTGGCTGTATGGCATGAACATGACCCGTGCCTATACCTTGCTTGGCCAGAAAGGGGGTTACCGAGGTGTATTATCGGTTGGCCGGGTGCAAACGCCAGTACTGGGGTTGGTGACCCGTCGTGATGATGAAATTACCAATTTTGTCCCAAAGCCATTCTATGAGCTGTTTGCACTGATCCCGTACCAGCAGCAGGAGATCCGTGCCAGATGGAAACCGAGCGAAGCTTGTAAGCCTTGGCAGGATGAAGACGGCAGGGTGATGAACCGCAAGCTGTGTGAGAACGTTGTCAGCCGCATTAAAGGTCAGCCAGCGGAAGTAACCGCGTCGGAGCGCAAGGAAACCCGGCAGGCTCCTCCTTTGCCCTATTCACTGTCGGCCTTGCAGATTGATGCCGCCAAGCGCTTTGGTATGAGTGCCGCCGATGTGCTGGCCACATGTCAGTCGCTCTACGAGAGACACAAGGTGATCACTTATCCGCGTTCAGATTGCCGTTATTTGCCAATGGATCACCTGCGCCAGGCTGGGGATGTTTGCCAAGCCATTGCCAATACAGACAGCCAGCTTGGCAAAGCGGTGGACGGAGCAGATACTAGCTTCAAATCAAAGGCGTGGAACGACAAGAAGGTGGATGCCCACCATGCGATTATCCCCACGCCAAAGGCGGTCAATGCCGCGAGCCTGAGTGGCAGCGAGCAGAAGGTGTACCAGCTGATTGCCAGGCAGTACCTGATGCAGTTCTACCCGGCGGCGATTTACAGCGAGGCAAAGCTGGAATTCACCATTGCCGGTGGGCTGTTTGTGGCCCGGGGACGCCAGTTGATGTCGGCTGGGTGGCGTACTTTGCTGGGGCGTGATGAACCCGCGGACAATGAGGCGGATCTGGCTGACAAAGTGCCGCCGCTTGACAAGGGAACGGTCCTGACCTGTCGCGATGGCGAGATTGTGGATAAGATGACGGAGCCGCCCAAGCCGTTTACCGAGGCCACGCTGTTACAGGCGATGACCGGAATTGCCCGCTTTGTCTCCGACAGCTCGCTGAAAAAAATCCTCCGAGAGACCGATGGGCTCGGCACGGAAGCAACCCGTGCCGGGATCCTGGATATTTTGTTTAAAAGGCAATTGCTGATGCGTCAGGGCAAAAGCATCCATGCAACCGATGCAGGCAAAGGCCTGATCTATGCGCTGCCGGACGAGGCGACCTATCCGGATATGACCGCTCATTGGGAACACCAGCTGCAGGATATGGCCGATAAAAAGTGTGCCTACAAACCGTTCATGAATGCGCTGGAAGTCCAGGTGACCCAGATGATGGAAACGGTGAAAACCTGTGAGGTTCCCCAGAGCCTGCGCGACCTAAAATCGCCCGAGCCCTTTAAAACGAAGAAGCGTCGTTCGAGTAAAGGAACGAGAAAACCGGCTGCGGGCAGTACCCGCAAGGGCGGGACGAGGAAGCGGCGTTCCAGTTAA
- a CDS encoding hypothetical protein (COG3706), giving the protein MIQYHKVRQFYDRLLAQSGKSHNLQTTCEQICNNLALRFSVTRAVIALAYGNQWKIILNMDEQGTQYHYPPIPYLEIPSLPAELINLAITQQWPVFHPHNAGQWLLLPLERQSENIGCMLIDFPESADNQHLQSHDFHFLAALLAAELNASMFDSIFLSKFSKERVAEREMKIRQNEQHTLQRQLQALHDISFKLWRADSIDSMLFTAVDEAKQRLNIDRMAIFLFQASNRMKGTYGTDLQGNTVNESNFESDIPDMWFTPHALGQKEYLVVEQNTPLYHDLKQVGFGWSAYISLWDEDTLIGWIACDNLLRGLPLPDHFHQLLKQFGFIVSQHLVRRQAEEKLRKLNGELEQRIAERTHALQRANTKLQKVSREDPLTEVANRRVFDERFIDEWRRADRHQLPLSILIIDIDYFKEYNDSFGHAAGDECLKTIAQTLAQVERRAGALFARYGGEEFVLLLPGQDNRATHYAADKALNAIRRLRLARDPHPEQTTEFVTISIGGATITPSTRYTPDAFFKMADSALYEAKSGGRNQRLIVDILS; this is encoded by the coding sequence TTGATCCAATATCATAAAGTCCGGCAATTTTACGATCGTCTACTTGCCCAAAGCGGAAAATCCCATAATCTTCAAACAACATGCGAGCAGATCTGCAACAACCTCGCTCTCCGTTTTTCAGTCACCCGTGCGGTTATTGCTCTGGCCTATGGCAATCAGTGGAAAATTATCCTGAACATGGATGAGCAAGGTACCCAGTATCATTATCCGCCTATTCCGTATCTGGAGATCCCCTCGCTACCGGCAGAATTGATCAACTTGGCCATTACGCAACAGTGGCCGGTATTCCATCCTCACAACGCGGGACAGTGGCTGCTGCTTCCCTTAGAGCGGCAATCGGAAAACATTGGCTGCATGCTTATCGACTTCCCCGAAAGTGCTGACAACCAGCACCTTCAGAGCCACGATTTTCACTTTCTCGCGGCATTACTGGCTGCCGAGTTGAATGCCTCGATGTTCGATAGTATTTTCCTGAGTAAATTCAGCAAAGAACGTGTTGCGGAACGAGAGATGAAAATCCGCCAAAACGAACAGCATACCCTGCAAAGACAACTGCAGGCCCTGCATGACATTTCCTTCAAGCTTTGGCGTGCCGACTCAATCGATAGCATGCTGTTCACCGCCGTTGACGAAGCCAAGCAGCGGCTCAATATCGACAGAATGGCCATTTTTTTATTCCAGGCCAGTAACCGAATGAAGGGAACTTACGGCACCGATCTGCAAGGGAATACCGTCAACGAAAGTAACTTCGAATCAGATATCCCTGATATGTGGTTTACCCCCCATGCACTCGGGCAGAAAGAATATCTCGTCGTCGAACAAAACACCCCGCTCTATCATGACCTCAAACAAGTCGGCTTCGGCTGGAGCGCCTACATTTCCCTATGGGATGAAGATACCCTTATTGGCTGGATCGCTTGTGACAACCTGCTAAGAGGCCTGCCACTCCCGGATCACTTTCATCAGCTCCTCAAACAATTCGGCTTCATTGTCTCGCAGCACTTGGTCAGGCGCCAAGCAGAGGAAAAACTGAGGAAGCTCAACGGCGAGCTGGAACAGAGGATTGCCGAGCGAACCCACGCTCTGCAACGAGCCAACACCAAACTTCAGAAGGTATCGCGTGAAGATCCGCTGACCGAGGTAGCAAACCGCCGGGTTTTCGATGAACGCTTTATTGATGAATGGCGACGGGCCGACCGGCACCAGCTTCCGCTATCGATATTAATCATAGACATTGACTACTTCAAAGAGTACAACGACAGCTTCGGCCACGCCGCCGGTGACGAATGCCTCAAAACCATTGCCCAAACCCTGGCGCAGGTTGAGCGGCGAGCCGGAGCCTTGTTTGCCCGTTACGGCGGAGAGGAGTTCGTCCTGCTGCTACCGGGTCAAGATAACCGTGCTACCCACTACGCGGCTGACAAAGCCCTGAACGCCATTCGCCGGCTACGCCTTGCTCGGGACCCGCATCCAGAGCAGACTACGGAGTTTGTCACTATCAGTATTGGCGGTGCCACCATCACGCCTTCAACACGCTACACCCCTGACGCTTTCTTCAAAATGGCCGATTCTGCCCTCTACGAGGCAAAAAGCGGAGGCCGTAACCAGCGGCTAATTGTAGACATTCTAAGCTAG
- a CDS encoding putative oxidoreductase protein (COG1028), translating to MNKTVLITGANRGVGLALTVAYLEAGWRVYATCRDIARANELTQRQSLFPNLTIVELDVTNHDAILHLAQSMASISLDLLINNAGYYGPKGYGFGNTDAEEWRKVLEINTIAPLKLAEAFYPQLKEGTPGMIACVSSKVGSMAENTSGGGYIYRSSKAALNSVVKSLSNDLQAEGIITIALHPGWVQTEMGGPNALIDSQTSAVGLKKVIDNLTPADSGLFMDYQGNYLPW from the coding sequence ATGAATAAAACCGTCTTAATTACTGGCGCAAACCGTGGCGTGGGACTGGCGTTGACCGTGGCTTACCTTGAAGCCGGCTGGCGGGTCTATGCGACCTGCCGCGATATTGCCCGTGCAAATGAGCTGACCCAAAGGCAAAGCTTGTTTCCCAACCTGACCATCGTCGAGCTAGATGTCACCAACCACGATGCCATCTTGCATCTCGCCCAATCGATGGCGTCCATCAGTCTAGACTTGCTTATCAATAACGCAGGCTACTACGGCCCTAAAGGGTATGGTTTTGGTAACACTGATGCCGAAGAATGGCGAAAAGTATTGGAAATCAATACTATTGCGCCGCTGAAGCTGGCAGAGGCCTTCTACCCTCAGCTCAAAGAAGGAACGCCCGGTATGATTGCCTGCGTTTCCTCCAAAGTAGGCAGCATGGCCGAAAATACCAGTGGCGGCGGCTATATCTACCGCTCTTCCAAGGCAGCTCTCAACTCCGTGGTCAAGAGCCTATCGAACGATCTCCAGGCCGAGGGGATTATCACTATCGCCCTTCACCCTGGCTGGGTGCAGACAGAGATGGGCGGACCGAATGCGCTAATCGATAGTCAAACCTCAGCCGTTGGCCTGAAAAAAGTCATCGATAACCTCACTCCGGCCGACTCCGGCTTGTTCATGGACTACCAGGGTAATTACCTGCCTTGGTAA